The Helianthus annuus cultivar XRQ/B chromosome 16, HanXRQr2.0-SUNRISE, whole genome shotgun sequence genome includes a window with the following:
- the LOC118488336 gene encoding uncharacterized protein LOC118488336 yields the protein MLTLLELTSAQRAQEQNSTRFRCHAWIGKIYEKRGWFYVHCSKCNKKVYPEQDGSLNYVCKDDDDISPKFKFFLNAIINDSTKPVDVTFFDEGMVALLKTTCAEMMTNNGYTDPKMLPKEIHDMIGKPKIMHISVRGKQYVVTNVSDPLVVHTSTDNIQQQHMGAPPPKTPNPKLNQQKRHLDESPGKHNKLNTT from the exons ATGCTTACTCTTCTGGAATTAACCTCAGCACAAAGAGCACAAGAGCAG AATTCTACACGGTTCAGGTGTCATGCGTGGATTGGAAAAATTTATGAAAAACGTGGTTGGTTCTACGTTCACTGCTCAAAATGCAATAAGAAAGTCTACCCAGAGCAAGATGGTTCCTTAAACTACGTCTGTAAAGATGACGACGATATTTCACCAAAATTCAA GTTCTTCCTTAACGCAATTATCAACGACTCAACAAAACCGGTTGATGTCACATTCTTTGATGAAGGAATGGTCGCCCTACTGAAAACAACTTGTGCTGAAATGATGACAAACAATGGCTACACAGATCCTAAAATGCTACCAAAGGAAATCCATGACATGATTGGAAAACCAAAAATAATGCACATATCCGTTAGAGGGAAACAATATGTCGTCACCAATGTTTCGGATCCTCTTGTTGTGCATACATCAACTGACAACATTCAGCAGCAACACATGGGCGCTCCTCCACCAAAAACACCCAACCCCAAGCTTAACCAACAAAAACGCCATCTAGACGAATCGCCAGGTAAACATAACAAACTcaacaccacttga